A genomic window from Natranaerovirga pectinivora includes:
- a CDS encoding phenylpyruvate tautomerase MIF-related protein, whose amino-acid sequence MPLITTQVSTALDNNLKEVLKKEFGQIITTIPGKTEKSLMITFQDSMSIFLSGEEKNSAYLEVKLFGSAERKYKEILIEKLSTCITTYCNIPTDHIYITISELPEWGARGKLL is encoded by the coding sequence ATGCCACTCATTACTACACAAGTTTCTACAGCTTTAGATAATAATCTTAAAGAAGTTTTAAAAAAAGAATTTGGACAAATCATAACCACTATACCTGGAAAAACTGAAAAGTCTTTAATGATTACTTTCCAAGATAGTATGTCTATCTTTTTATCTGGAGAAGAAAAAAACTCTGCTTACTTAGAAGTGAAATTATTTGGGTCTGCTGAAAGAAAGTATAAGGAAATATTGATTGAAAAACTATCTACCTGTATAACAACTTATTGTAATATCCCAACTGATCACATTTATATAACAATAAGTGAACTTCCTGAGTGGGGTGCCCGAGGAAAGTTACTTTAA
- the yfcE gene encoding phosphodiesterase, producing MKLIFFSDIHGSEYYAKKAIEVLKEEKGDYIVLLGDLLYHGPRNDLPKEYNPKGVIELLNANKNNIIAVRGNCDSEVDQMVLKFPMMSDYTIIVNNDKKIFATHGHIYNEANMPQLNEKDILIHGHTHIPVAKEKEGIFILNPGSISLPKENNPSSFGVMTENEFLIKTFDGQIIKQIKL from the coding sequence ATGAAGTTAATATTTTTTTCTGACATACATGGTTCTGAATATTATGCAAAGAAGGCAATTGAAGTACTTAAAGAAGAAAAGGGTGATTATATTGTTTTATTAGGGGATTTGCTTTACCACGGTCCTAGAAATGATCTTCCAAAAGAATATAACCCTAAGGGTGTAATAGAATTACTTAATGCAAACAAGAACAATATAATAGCAGTACGAGGCAATTGTGATAGTGAAGTAGATCAAATGGTTTTAAAGTTTCCAATGATGTCTGATTATACAATCATCGTTAATAATGATAAAAAAATATTTGCCACTCATGGACATATTTATAATGAAGCCAACATGCCACAGCTAAATGAAAAAGACATACTAATTCACGGACACACCCATATACCTGTAGCAAAAGAAAAAGAAGGGATATTTATACTAAATCCTGGTTCTATATCCTTACCTAAAGAAAATAATCCATCAAGTTTTGGAGTTATGACAGAAAATGAATTTCTAATTAAAACATTTGATGGCCAAATTATTAAACAAATAAAATTATAA